A single Deltaproteobacteria bacterium DNA region contains:
- a CDS encoding ATP synthase F0 subunit B, producing the protein MQKSDIFRIPNLKRILKIHLMWLPAALLLNPAGSAFAAGGITVIPDWTVLVQVANFIFLIFILNILLFKPIRKILLERKAKIEGLEENIDSTQKEATSQDEAFAKGLKDARGEGLKQKEALLQEASEEEKAIIDKISDQAQADLAGVRAKIAEDTEAVKTALIKEVDSFADIISEKILGRAV; encoded by the coding sequence ATGCAAAAATCGGATATTTTCCGAATCCCGAATTTAAAGCGGATACTGAAAATCCATCTGATGTGGCTCCCGGCTGCATTGCTCTTGAATCCTGCCGGCTCCGCCTTCGCAGCAGGCGGTATTACCGTCATTCCCGATTGGACCGTTCTCGTCCAGGTTGCCAACTTTATCTTCCTGATCTTCATACTGAACATCCTCCTTTTCAAACCCATCAGAAAAATACTGCTGGAACGCAAGGCCAAAATCGAGGGTCTCGAGGAGAATATCGACAGCACCCAGAAGGAGGCGACATCCCAGGATGAAGCTTTTGCCAAAGGCCTGAAGGACGCCCGGGGAGAAGGGCTGAAACAAAAGGAGGCGCTTCTTCAGGAAGCTTCCGAAGAAGAAAAAGCCATCATCGACAAGATTAGTGATCAGGCCCAGGCCGACCTTGCCGGGGTGAGGGCCAAAATCGCCGAAGACACGGAAGCCGTGAAGACAGCACTGATCAAAGAGGTCGACAGCTTCGCGGACATTATCAGTGAAAAGATACTCGGGAGGGCTGTCTGA
- a CDS encoding polymer-forming cytoskeletal protein has protein sequence MKKEKQSSDTISTFLGHGTSVDGTIEFQGTIRLDGNVQGQINSRGGTLIIGDKAVIQAKVQVDHIIVKGEVHGSIEAKERIEAYPPARITGDVKAPVISIESGVVFNGKCIMEKPSAPPVKED, from the coding sequence ATGAAAAAGGAAAAACAATCATCAGACACCATATCCACTTTTTTGGGCCATGGAACCAGTGTGGACGGAACAATCGAATTTCAGGGTACCATTCGCCTCGACGGAAACGTGCAGGGGCAGATCAACAGCCGGGGGGGAACGTTGATCATCGGCGACAAGGCGGTGATTCAGGCTAAAGTTCAGGTGGACCATATCATCGTCAAGGGTGAGGTCCACGGTAGCATCGAGGCCAAGGAACGCATCGAAGCGTATCCGCCCGCGCGTATCACCGGCGACGTTAAGGCACCGGTCATCAGTATCGAATCGGGGGTCGTCTTCAATGGAAAATGCATAATGGAAAAGCCTTCCGCGCCTCCGGTAAAAGAAGACTGA